The following coding sequences lie in one Cydia strobilella chromosome 16, ilCydStro3.1, whole genome shotgun sequence genomic window:
- the LOC134748288 gene encoding G-protein coupled receptor Mth2-like: MSNHNNRKVYYILLTVVSATFGMNTSSSHCCSGDEEIWVDGDGFNQCLDTKTNATTKITLACFDNMTVILTNNSHFPVKLGDEGRLIIMEDELAELTSVEKGDFCLGQQTDNGTLIPSVVLICIDAEEEDVVSQDLLGYFMAVSSVFLVLTALVYLTLPELRDLQGKSIISLCMSLAIANILMCILKVMAYENMTWCAIRGFFAYYFIISSFFWMNAIAIQILRNIKRSTICSYDWKEFLWYAIYGWGVPALFTIILLIVNYTPGRHQKPGIGHTHCWFHDLRRIWIYMYSVMTILIAANVGIFVYASIFLWKHTFSSTHLKALRYKFTMMLRLFVIMGLPWIFEMVTSLTPVHIVGVILDIINCLQGLIIFVILVVFRRRVIKALHKRRALCCLNEWAEKYLALADDEENDIVTHTIVVPMEEK; this comes from the exons ATGTCGAATCATAATAATCGAAAAGTTTACTACATTCTCTTGACGGTCGTCAGTGCGACGTTTGGAATGAATACCAGTTCCAGCCACTGTTGCTCCGGGGATGAAGAAATCTGGGTGGATGGCGATGGCTTCAACCAATGCTTAGACACCAAGACGAATGCCACGACAAAGATCACTCTCGCGTGCTTTGACAACATGACTGTGATATTGACAAACAACTCACACTTCCCGGTTAAGCTGGGGGATGAAGGTAGACTGATAATTATGGAGGATGAGCTGGCTGAATTAACTTCTGTTGAAAAAGGCga TTTTTGCCTTGGACAGCAGACGGACAACGGGACGTTGATACCGTCAGTGGTCCTGATCTGCATAGACGCGGAAGAAGAAGACGTCGTCAGTCAAGACTTGCTGGGATACTTCATGGCTGTGTCCAGTGTCTTCCTTGTACTGACTGCTCTAGTCTACTTGACTCTTCCAGAACTTAG AGACCTGCAAGGAAAAAGCATAATTAGCTTATGCATGAGTCTCGCCATTGCCAATATACTTATGTGTATACTTAAGGTGATGGCCTACGAGAACATGACGTGGTGTGCAATCagag GATTTTTTGCGTATTACTTCATAATATCAAGTTTTTTCTGGATGAACGCGATAGCTATACAAATTTTACGTAACATCAA GCGTTCAACAATTTGCAGTTACGACTGGAAGGAGTTCTTATGGTACGCCATTTACGGGTGGGGGGTCCCCGCCCTCTTTACAATTATATTGCTCATTGTTAACTACACTCCGGGTCGCCACCAGAAACCGGGGATAGGACACACTCATTGTTGGTTTCATG ATCTGCGACGCATATGGATTTACATGTATAGTGTGATGACGATTCTGATAGCAGCAAATGTTGGCATATTTGTGTACGCTTCAATCTTTTTGTGGAAACACACGTTCTCCTCGACACACTTAAAGGCCTTGCGATACAA GTTCACAATGATGTTGCGGCTGTTTGTAATCATGGGTTTACCGTGGATATTCGAGATGGTCACCTCATTGACACCAGTTCACATTGTTGG ggTTATTCTCGACATAATCAACTGTCTCCAAGGGCTGATAATCTTCGTGATACTGGTGGTGTTTAGACGGCGGGTGATCAAGGCACTGCATAAGAGAAGAGCACTGTGTTGTCTGAATGAATGGGCTGAGAAATACTTGGCATTGGCTGATGATGAAGAAAATGATATAGTAACGCACACCATAGTCGTGCCTATGGAGGAAAAATGA